DNA from Bacteroidota bacterium:
TTTCTTCTTTTTTAGAATGTTATCATCTTGCAAACCAGACTCCGATTATCGTTACAGCAGCACCTGCAAATTGAATCGGTAAAACATATTCATTTAATGTAAAGTACGAAATTATAAACGCCAGTACAGGTACCAGATTATTGTAATTGGCTGTACGACTTGGACCTATTTTTTTAATACCTCGGGACCATAAATAATTTGCAGTAGCAATAGCAAAAATTCCAGACGCAACAGCAGCAAAATAATATAATAATTTTACAGAACCCCAATCCATTGTAACCGCCGAAGGTAACGAAATCAGGGAAAGACCGATTGAACCAACAAGGGTCATTATCAGAGCAAGTTGCAAAGTTGAATATTTTGCTAACATCGGTTTCTGTAAATTAGTATGAAGTGCCCAAAGCATCGCTGCTGCCAAACAAATCAAATCGCCCAACATAGCGTAACTTCCGATTTCTAACTTCTTTCCGCTGCCCAAAATAATTAAAAATATTCCCGTCAACGAAAGTGCCATTCCAATAATTGTTTTTTTTTCGATTCTATTTTTTTGGATACGTGCTTGAAATAAGAGAGTCCATAGCGGTGCAGTAGAAAGTATAACAGCCGCATTTCCCGCAGTTGTAATTTTCACTCCCGAAATAAAAGCTACCTGATAAAGGACATTTGCAATCAAACCGATGCCAATTAATTTTAACCAATCTTTTGGTTCTACTTTCGTCCATTTATTTTTTGTTAAAAATAAGCCACCCAACAATGCGGCAGCAG
Protein-coding regions in this window:
- a CDS encoding DMT family transporter, whose translation is MKFGILGLDAFVFNAIRFVTAAALLGGLFLTKNKWTKVEPKDWLKLIGIGLIANVLYQVAFISGVKITTAGNAAVILSTAPLWTLLFQARIQKNRIEKKTIIGMALSLTGIFLIILGSGKKLEIGSYAMLGDLICLAAAMLWALHTNLQKPMLAKYSTLQLALIMTLVGSIGLSLISLPSAVTMDWGSVKLLYYFAAVASGIFAIATANYLWSRGIKKIGPSRTANYNNLVPVLAFIISYFTLNEYVLPIQFAGAAVTIIGVWFAR